Part of the Paenibacillus kyungheensis genome, CGACGGCATTTAGCACGAATCTCTGAAACGGTAATGCCCGGTGTATCATCAATATAGATTTCTGCTTCAGACAACGAAGAAATACCCATCGTCAGCTTCGCCCAATCTTCATCACCTTTAAATTCACCGGTACGCATTACATTCGCATCCAGATTCGCTTCCGCACAGATCATACGTTGGACAAGCTGTGCCGCTGACATCTCCAGACTGAAAATCGCTACCGTTTCTTTGGCACGTACCGCTACATTTTGCGCAATATTCAGTGCAAATGCCGTTTTACCTACCGACGGACGAGCCGCTACAATAATCAGATCGCTTCGCTGAAATCCAGCCGTCATTTTGTCCAAGTCGACGAATCCAGACGGAATACCTGTCGTATTACCACTATTTTGATGCAAAATTTCAACCCGTTCAAATACTTCCATCAACACATCACGAATCGCGATAAAGCCACTACCTGTACGACGATTAGAAATTTCCAAAATCCGTCGTTCGGCATCGCCAAGCATACTGCCGACATCTTCGCCGCCACCATACCCTTCGCTAACAATCTGTGTTGCTGTTCGAATCAAGCGACGTAACATCGACTTTTCTTCGATAATTTGAGCGTAATAATCGACGTTAGCCGCTGTCGGTACCGCATGAGCAAGCTTCGCCAAATAACTAACGCCACCGATATCTTCTAGCTGTCCACGATCTTGTAATAAAGAAGTTAATGTAATCAGATCTATCGGCTGATTTTCTTCACCGAGATTAACCATTGCTTCATAGATCAGTTGGTGTGATTTATCGTAAAAATCTTCGCTGTCTACCCGTTCCATCACTGTAATTAACGCTTCCGACTGAAGCAAGATCGCTCCGAGTGCCGCCTGTTCCGCTTCTAAATTCTGTGGCGGAACCCGATCGTAAAACATTTCGCCGCCCATTTTTACTCCTCAGTAACTTGGACTTTGAGCGTTGCTTTAACATCATGATGTAATTTTACAGCAACTTGTGTTACACCCAATGTACGGATAGGCTCATCCAATTCAATTTTACGTTTATCGACTTTATGTCCTTTTTTGCTCAACGCTTCAGCGATTTGTTTGCTTGTGATTGCTCCGAATAAGCGTCCACCTTCACCGGATTTAGCTTTTAGATCAATCGTCAATGCTTCAAGTTGTTTCGCAAGAACTTCTGCTTCTTCTTTTTCTTCTTGTTTTTGTCTTTCTACAGCGGCTGCTTGATTTTCAAGAATTTTTACATTGCCGCCTGTTGCTGGTTTAGCATGACCATTTTTGATCAAGAAGTTTTGTGCGTAACCGTCTGCCACCTCTTTTACTTCACCTTTTTTACCGCTACCTTTTACGTCTTTAAGAAAAATAACTTTCATTCAAATAACCCCTCTTCCTTTTCCATTTGATCTAGTACTTCACGAAGTCGTGACTCCGCATATTCAATACTACCTTCAAGCTGAACGGCTGCATTGGTCAAATGACCGCCACCGCCTAATCGTTCCATCACGACCTGTACATTCATTTTACCAAGAGAACGGGCACTAATTCCAATTAAGCCATCCATTCGCTCGCTAATCACAAATGAAGCATGTACATTATTCATATTAAGTAGCGAATCTGCCACCTGTGCAATCAACAGTTGTGGAACCTGATGACCGGGTTCAGTTACAGCCAAAGCAACATGGTTATGAATAATTTTGGCGTGCTTAATAATCTCAGCTTTGGCGATATAGTCGCCTAATTCTTCTTTGAGCATTCGTTGTACCAATACGGTATCTGCACCATTGCGACGCAAAAATCCTGCCGCTTCAAATGTACGTGAACCGGTATGTAGCGCAAAATGCTTGGTATCTACAATAATCCCAGCTAGAAGCGAAGTAGCTTCCAGTGTTGTAAATTGTACTTTATCATGAATATATTGCAATAGTTCGGTTACAAGTTCACAAGTAGAAGAAGCATACGGCTCTAGATATACCAGAACAGCATCATTGATAAATTCTTCCCCGCGACGATGATGATCGACAACCACAACACGCTTCGCTCGATCAACCAACTTCGGCTCAATCGTCATCGACGATTTGTGCGTATCAACCACCACTAACAATGTCTGTTCAGACATCGCATTCAGTGCTTCATCCGGTGTAATAAAGCGTACAGATAACCGTTCGTCCAGCTCAATACGCT contains:
- the dnaB gene encoding replicative DNA helicase; its protein translation is MGGEMFYDRVPPQNLEAEQAALGAILLQSEALITVMERVDSEDFYDKSHQLIYEAMVNLGEENQPIDLITLTSLLQDRGQLEDIGGVSYLAKLAHAVPTAANVDYYAQIIEEKSMLRRLIRTATQIVSEGYGGGEDVGSMLGDAERRILEISNRRTGSGFIAIRDVLMEVFERVEILHQNSGNTTGIPSGFVDLDKMTAGFQRSDLIIVAARPSVGKTAFALNIAQNVAVRAKETVAIFSLEMSAAQLVQRMICAEANLDANVMRTGEFKGDEDWAKLTMGISSLSEAEIYIDDTPGITVSEIRAKCRRLKKEKGLGMIVIDYLQLISGRGKAGENRQQEVSEISRTLKQIARELSVPVIALSQLSRGVEQRQDKRPMMSDLRESGSIEQDADIVSFLYRDDYYNADTEKKNIIEIIIAKQRNGPVGTVELVFLKNFNKFVNYERVQSDMFAG
- the rplI gene encoding 50S ribosomal protein L9: MKVIFLKDVKGSGKKGEVKEVADGYAQNFLIKNGHAKPATGGNVKILENQAAAVERQKQEEKEEAEVLAKQLEALTIDLKAKSGEGGRLFGAITSKQIAEALSKKGHKVDKRKIELDEPIRTLGVTQVAVKLHHDVKATLKVQVTEE